One segment of Candidatus Bathyarchaeota archaeon DNA contains the following:
- a CDS encoding DUF4921 family protein produces MPNEIRKDYILDRWVIIASERAKRPTDYSSKPSEGTETKACPFCPGNERKTPPAFLLYLPSDGGIKREKDSDGRRVKNWLVRCIPNLYPALSPRNSISLVEDDLHRRRDGVGTHEVLIESPDHDEHPSSARLEQIELVVQAYLDRLKSLSRWEYVSIFRNHGKEAGASLSHAHSQIIATPMVPERILDELAACRSWLEKKDACPYCEMIEAERGSPRFIFENQSFIAFAPWASVYPFEFWLLPKKHQHTLLQLDERGKRDFSRALRMCFSSLTTILNDPPYSYGFHIAPTHGQHECFHWHLEVYPKLSIQAGFENSTGMFINVTPPEVAAQSLRESLPRI; encoded by the coding sequence ATGCCGAACGAAATCCGAAAAGACTACATCCTAGACCGCTGGGTAATCATAGCCTCTGAAAGAGCGAAACGCCCAACAGATTATTCGAGCAAGCCATCTGAAGGAACAGAGACGAAAGCATGCCCTTTTTGTCCGGGAAATGAGAGAAAGACACCGCCCGCATTTCTTCTTTACCTTCCCTCTGATGGAGGCATAAAAAGGGAGAAAGACTCAGACGGAAGAAGAGTTAAAAATTGGCTTGTAAGGTGCATTCCAAATCTGTATCCAGCTCTTAGTCCTCGTAACTCCATTTCTTTAGTTGAAGATGATCTTCATAGAAGAAGGGACGGTGTTGGAACGCATGAAGTCTTAATAGAGTCGCCTGATCATGATGAGCATCCGAGCAGTGCTAGACTTGAACAAATCGAGTTGGTGGTGCAAGCTTACTTGGATAGGTTGAAGAGTCTTTCAAGGTGGGAATACGTTTCCATTTTTAGAAATCATGGAAAAGAGGCTGGGGCTTCACTTTCTCATGCTCACAGTCAAATAATCGCAACTCCGATGGTTCCTGAGCGAATTTTAGATGAACTCGCTGCTTGTAGGAGCTGGTTGGAAAAAAAGGATGCCTGTCCTTACTGTGAAATGATCGAGGCAGAGCGCGGTAGTCCCAGATTTATTTTTGAAAACCAAAGTTTCATCGCATTTGCTCCATGGGCAAGCGTCTATCCATTTGAGTTTTGGCTTCTTCCCAAAAAGCATCAGCACACGTTGTTGCAACTGGATGAAAGAGGGAAGAGAGACTTTTCTCGTGCTCTTAGAATGTGTTTTAGCAGTCTCACAACGATCCTGAATGACCCGCCATACTCCTATGGATTCCACATAGCTCCAACTCATGGGCAACATGAATGTTTTCACTGGCATCTTGAAGTTTACCCTAAATTGTCGATTCAAGCTGGTTTCGAGAACAGTACGGGTATGTTCATAAACGTTACGCCGCCGGAAGTGGCTGCGCAGAGTCTGAGAGAATCGCTTCCACGCATCTAA
- the apgM gene encoding 2,3-bisphosphoglycerate-independent phosphoglycerate mutase, translating to MKLIYVVIDGIGDLPIEELGNKTPLEAAGTLNMDFLAKKGKTGMMYTVGKGIAPESDVAVISILGYDPFKYSTGRGILEAFGADMVVKDGDLALRCNFATLGSENKIIDRRVGRDLTTEEAGALSKAINKKVRLESHPVDFEFKNTIGHRGVLVIREKKRTLSSKITNTDPAYSRMEKLGVAETTVEMILRRCEPMDKTDEAKISAELVNEFVQKSHDVLDEHEINKRRVAEGRLKANVILTRDAGHCLPNFFNINEKYGVNFVSLVDMPVERGISKLTGMHLVDLPPPSHDLKKDCILRVKKLLHLLPAYDCFYIHIKGPDEPGHDGNFRLKTQLIATVDKYFFGNLLKEIKLEDHVICVTTDHSTPCKLKAHSDDSVPIVISGNKIKKDNVYKFCEKECKKGNLGVLKHGTELMPKLIDLLKTQI from the coding sequence GTGAAGTTGATCTACGTAGTCATAGACGGTATAGGCGACTTGCCAATTGAGGAATTAGGAAACAAGACTCCGCTTGAGGCTGCTGGAACGCTTAACATGGACTTTCTTGCAAAAAAAGGAAAAACAGGAATGATGTACACCGTTGGAAAGGGAATAGCTCCTGAAAGCGACGTAGCCGTTATCTCCATTCTAGGATACGACCCCTTCAAATACTCTACAGGTAGAGGGATTTTAGAGGCGTTTGGTGCAGACATGGTTGTGAAGGACGGCGACCTCGCCTTAAGATGCAACTTTGCAACATTAGGTAGTGAAAACAAGATTATTGATCGAAGAGTGGGAAGAGATTTAACCACCGAAGAAGCTGGGGCGCTAAGTAAAGCTATAAATAAGAAAGTAAGGTTGGAGTCGCATCCAGTAGATTTTGAATTTAAAAATACAATAGGCCATCGAGGAGTTTTGGTCATACGAGAAAAAAAGAGAACCCTATCAAGCAAAATTACAAACACCGACCCAGCCTACTCCAGAATGGAGAAGCTTGGCGTGGCAGAAACTACGGTTGAAATGATACTTAGAAGATGCGAACCAATGGACAAAACCGATGAAGCTAAGATATCTGCAGAACTTGTAAATGAATTCGTCCAGAAAAGTCATGACGTTTTAGATGAACATGAGATAAACAAAAGGCGTGTTGCTGAAGGAAGGTTGAAGGCAAATGTTATACTTACGAGGGATGCAGGTCATTGTTTGCCGAATTTCTTCAACATTAATGAAAAGTATGGCGTCAATTTCGTTTCTCTTGTCGACATGCCTGTAGAAAGAGGAATATCCAAACTAACAGGTATGCACCTCGTTGACCTTCCACCCCCGTCTCACGACCTCAAAAAGGACTGCATACTAAGAGTAAAGAAACTACTTCATCTGTTACCCGCCTATGATTGCTTTTACATACACATCAAAGGCCCAGATGAACCAGGTCATGATGGAAACTTCAGGCTCAAAACTCAACTCATCGCCACGGTTGACAAATACTTTTTTGGAAATTTACTAAAAGAAATAAAACTAGAAGACCACGTTATCTGCGTTACAACGGATCATTCAACTCCATGCAAACTAAAAGCCCACAGCGACGATTCTGTTCCAATAGTCATATCAGGCAACAAAATTAAAAAGGATAACGTCTACAAATTCTGTGAAAAAGAATGCAAAAAAGGAAACCTAGGTGTCTTAAAGCACGGCACCGAACTCATGCCAAAGCTCATTGACTTACTCAAAACGCAAATCTAA
- the fba gene encoding class II fructose-1,6-bisphosphate aldolase, whose translation MLVTSKKLLSAAKAKGYAVGAFNIQNLETLLAIVEASTEERSPVIVAVTPSTIKYAGLGYLAGMVKTAVESAPVPMSLHLDHGKDIETVSKCIDAGFTSVMIDGSHLNFEENIALTKRVTRLAHSKGISVEGELGRLAGVEEATVKEKEAVLTDPEAAKEFVERTGVDALAVAIGTCHGAYKFKGEPKLDFERLKAIRKKVKVLLVLHGASSIPSWIIEKATKYGAELSGAKGIPNEHIKEAISLGITKINIDTDLRLAFTVAIREILTGSPKEFDPRKILGPAKKAVKEVIKGKMRLFGSSTKAF comes from the coding sequence ATGCTCGTTACAAGCAAGAAGCTTCTATCCGCTGCTAAGGCTAAGGGTTACGCTGTCGGCGCCTTTAACATTCAAAACCTAGAAACTTTGTTAGCCATAGTTGAGGCCTCCACTGAAGAGCGGTCGCCCGTAATAGTTGCAGTAACTCCCAGCACGATCAAGTATGCAGGCTTGGGATATTTAGCTGGAATGGTAAAGACTGCGGTGGAATCTGCTCCAGTGCCGATGTCCCTTCATCTAGACCATGGAAAAGATATAGAAACTGTTTCAAAATGCATCGACGCCGGGTTTACTTCTGTTATGATTGACGGTTCTCACCTAAATTTTGAAGAAAATATTGCCTTAACAAAACGCGTTACACGTTTAGCTCATTCAAAAGGTATCTCTGTTGAAGGGGAGCTAGGAAGACTTGCTGGCGTAGAGGAAGCAACTGTGAAAGAAAAGGAAGCGGTATTAACGGATCCTGAAGCAGCTAAAGAGTTTGTTGAACGAACAGGCGTGGATGCGCTTGCAGTTGCAATAGGCACATGTCACGGGGCCTACAAATTCAAAGGAGAGCCGAAACTTGACTTTGAAAGGCTGAAAGCTATAAGGAAAAAGGTTAAGGTTCTACTAGTTTTACATGGAGCATCCAGCATTCCATCATGGATAATTGAAAAAGCCACAAAGTATGGAGCTGAATTAAGTGGGGCTAAGGGAATCCCAAACGAACATATCAAAGAGGCTATATCTTTAGGAATAACAAAGATAAACATCGACACCGATTTAAGGTTGGCTTTCACAGTTGCAATTCGAGAAATTTTGACCGGTTCGCCGAAAGAGTTTGATCCCAGAAAAATTTTAGGCCCGGCGAAAAAGGCTGTAAAAGAGGTTATCAAAGGTAAGATGCGTTTATTTGGAAGTTCAACTAAAGCCTTTTAG
- a CDS encoding 6-phosphofructokinase gives MKVAVLSGGGDAPGINAVIRAVVKKGIESYEYKMVGVRNGWQGLVENEFITLNLDEISGILPRGGSILGTSRTNPFKHKNGAQKILGNAKENGLSAVVVIGGEDTLGVAYKLYEMGLPCVGVPKTIDNDLLGTDYTFGFNTAVSIATDTLDRLHTTAESHQRVIILEVMGRYTGWIALEAGLAGGADAILIPEKPFDLNEVCNLIKQRQSRGKNFSVIVVAEGAKSKEGKEILYSDSTDEFGHVRFGGVGYYLGKEIEKCIDTETRVVVLGHLQRGGSPTAFDRILATRFGIAAIDLVHQGQFGRIVAIQGNKIVSVPLKDVVGKRKTVDLKLYETASVFFG, from the coding sequence ATGAAAGTTGCAGTCTTAAGCGGAGGAGGAGATGCTCCGGGAATTAACGCCGTGATCAGGGCTGTTGTGAAGAAAGGAATTGAATCTTATGAGTATAAGATGGTCGGCGTTAGAAACGGATGGCAAGGACTAGTCGAAAACGAATTTATCACGTTGAATCTAGACGAAATTTCGGGCATACTTCCCCGTGGAGGCTCCATCCTTGGAACTTCGAGAACTAACCCCTTCAAGCACAAAAACGGAGCGCAGAAAATTCTAGGAAATGCTAAGGAAAATGGCCTTAGCGCAGTAGTTGTTATTGGAGGAGAAGACACCCTAGGAGTGGCTTACAAGCTTTATGAAATGGGGCTTCCATGCGTTGGAGTGCCCAAAACAATTGACAACGATCTGCTTGGCACCGATTACACTTTCGGCTTTAACACAGCAGTTTCCATAGCCACCGACACGCTTGATAGGCTTCACACCACAGCAGAGTCACATCAGAGAGTTATAATTCTTGAAGTGATGGGCAGATATACCGGCTGGATTGCGTTAGAGGCTGGACTAGCTGGAGGAGCCGACGCTATTTTGATTCCAGAAAAACCGTTCGATCTCAACGAAGTTTGTAATCTTATTAAGCAGAGACAAAGTCGCGGCAAAAACTTCAGCGTTATCGTCGTTGCTGAAGGAGCGAAATCCAAAGAAGGCAAAGAGATACTCTACAGCGACAGCACAGACGAGTTTGGCCATGTTAGGTTCGGCGGCGTAGGCTACTATCTTGGCAAAGAAATTGAAAAGTGCATAGACACTGAAACAAGGGTTGTGGTTCTCGGCCACCTTCAACGAGGCGGTTCTCCAACAGCCTTTGACAGGATTTTGGCCACAAGATTCGGAATCGCCGCCATAGACCTTGTCCACCAAGGCCAGTTTGGACGTATTGTTGCCATACAAGGAAATAAGATTGTTTCTGTTCCGTTAAAAGACGTTGTCGGTAAGCGAAAGACCGTTGATTTGAAGCTTTATGAAACAGCAAGCGTCTTTTTTGGTTAG